The Halalkalibacter krulwichiae genome has a segment encoding these proteins:
- a CDS encoding peptidoglycan-binding protein: protein MKNSLLFLFVSMIVFLSPFSALADSAETEKVIVVFKEQIDESLLAEVEGELLSTFEHVPAVSVEIPIDSIEELERYEEIAFIEVDHPVSISNQTFDWGIEKVKAPLAWQSAYTGKGVKVAVLDSGIAAHEDLKIAGGTAITSYTKSFHDDNGHGTHVAGIIGAKNNDIGVVGVAPDVELYAVKVLDQSGNGYISDIVKGIDWAITNKIDIINLSLGTSNDSATLKQMVDRAYDHGIILVAAAGNHGTGSGNTVEFPARYDSVIAVSAVDSNNKRGSFSATGPAVELTAPGVNVLSTHLNNRYVRQNGTSMASAYVTGTLALLKQQNPGLTPSEYRKKLQESAIDLAPSGRDEIFGYGLVQAPYKAEEEPAPEPPEEEESEDTKVIFKLGDRLPGVVQLKIDLEKAGFGVSSNPTVYYGPITMEQVKQFQKENGLDVTGEVDQRTLDTLRKIVEETAPEDNLPTFRQGDYHEGVIQLKLDLELAGFFVSTNPTNYYGSITTRKVREFQQAHGLPADGIAGPSTLRKLQEVVSGTLQEGDRLPGVVTLKLNLEKAGFRVSGSPTNYYGPITTTRVREFQSHYRLPVTGVADFATMQRLTEVTTTSLQEGDRLPDVIQLKLDLEQAGFRVSGSPTNYYGPITTTKVREFQSSVKLSPTGIATPETRRKLIETIRK from the coding sequence ATGAAAAACAGCTTACTTTTCTTGTTTGTTTCGATGATCGTATTTCTGTCTCCTTTTTCGGCATTGGCTGATAGTGCTGAGACAGAAAAGGTGATCGTTGTTTTCAAAGAACAGATTGATGAGAGCTTGCTTGCAGAGGTAGAGGGTGAATTGCTGAGTACGTTTGAACATGTACCAGCCGTGTCAGTTGAAATTCCGATTGATTCGATAGAGGAATTGGAAAGGTATGAGGAAATTGCCTTTATAGAAGTCGACCATCCGGTTTCAATAAGTAATCAAACGTTTGATTGGGGCATTGAGAAAGTAAAGGCACCGTTAGCATGGCAATCGGCTTACACTGGTAAAGGCGTGAAAGTAGCTGTCTTAGATTCAGGGATTGCTGCCCACGAAGATTTGAAGATTGCCGGTGGGACAGCAATTACTTCTTATACAAAATCATTTCATGACGACAATGGGCATGGGACGCACGTCGCTGGAATTATCGGTGCGAAAAACAACGACATTGGTGTTGTAGGAGTTGCTCCGGATGTTGAGCTTTATGCGGTTAAAGTTCTTGATCAGTCAGGAAATGGATATATATCTGATATTGTAAAAGGAATAGATTGGGCGATCACGAACAAGATCGACATTATTAATTTAAGCTTAGGAACGTCAAATGATTCGGCCACATTAAAACAAATGGTCGACCGTGCATATGATCATGGAATCATACTAGTAGCAGCTGCTGGAAATCATGGGACGGGAAGCGGAAATACAGTTGAATTTCCAGCGAGGTATGATTCTGTCATTGCTGTTTCTGCGGTTGATTCAAACAACAAACGTGGCTCGTTTTCTGCAACGGGACCAGCAGTTGAGCTGACAGCACCTGGAGTGAATGTACTAAGTACCCATTTAAATAATCGCTATGTTAGACAAAATGGAACATCGATGGCATCTGCTTATGTAACAGGGACCCTTGCCTTGTTAAAGCAACAAAATCCAGGATTAACGCCTAGTGAGTACAGAAAGAAGCTTCAAGAAAGCGCTATTGACCTTGCGCCTAGCGGTCGAGATGAGATCTTTGGCTACGGTCTTGTTCAAGCTCCTTACAAAGCGGAGGAGGAACCGGCCCCAGAACCGCCTGAAGAGGAGGAGTCAGAAGACACTAAGGTTATTTTTAAACTAGGAGATCGTCTTCCTGGTGTCGTTCAATTAAAAATCGACTTAGAAAAAGCGGGCTTCGGTGTTTCTAGCAACCCAACGGTGTACTACGGTCCGATTACAATGGAGCAAGTGAAACAATTTCAAAAGGAAAATGGCCTAGATGTAACCGGTGAAGTCGACCAACGAACGCTTGATACATTAAGAAAGATTGTTGAGGAGACAGCGCCTGAAGATAACTTACCAACCTTTAGGCAGGGTGATTATCACGAAGGAGTTATCCAATTAAAGCTGGATTTAGAGCTGGCAGGCTTCTTTGTTTCAACGAATCCAACGAATTATTACGGATCGATAACAACGAGAAAAGTAAGAGAATTTCAGCAAGCTCATGGCTTACCTGCTGATGGGATAGCAGGTCCTAGCACACTACGGAAGCTGCAAGAAGTCGTTTCGGGCACTTTACAAGAAGGAGACCGGTTACCGGGTGTCGTGACGTTAAAGTTGAATTTGGAAAAAGCGGGCTTCCGTGTTTCTGGAAGTCCAACGAATTACTATGGACCGATTACAACAACTAGGGTTCGTGAGTTTCAGTCTCATTATCGCTTGCCTGTAACGGGTGTTGCCGATTTTGCGACGATGCAAAGGTTGACTGAAGTGACAACGACCTCGTTACAAGAAGGTGATCGTCTTCCAGATGTTATTCAGCTAAAGCTAGATTTAGAGCAAGCGGGTTTCCGGGTATCGGGAAGCCCAACGAATTACTATGGACCGATTACGACAACGAAGGTTCGAGAGTTTCAATCATCTGTAAAGCTTTCTCCTACTGGAATTGCAACACCTGAGACAAGAAGGAAATTAATTGAAACAATTCGTAAATAA
- a CDS encoding sugar transferase, giving the protein MPNINPNRLLRVSVVLVDVLLILLAYVVSFRVAANFTLIEQRNIDSFVNLLPWILLLGIFFIVVFELDRLVHHDLLDLTRKLVVASGFIMIITIAMSFLFREFSLPRSVIFLAHAFMFLFLFAWKGFIIKCNQFTKGKAVIIGDRSEYENIKHSIRKLVTKKEKVDFIDMNTNYAAIKAKLDSYDIVFISSTVHAKVRNEVLYLGMRKNKNIYVIPTVSELVLMKSSIASLDDTMLLQVKPFYINGVYLFIKRVVDILFSLVLLLISLPVMLATVVAIKLEDGGSVFFKQERLGKFNKPFNILKFRSMKENAESETGPTLAKSNDARITKVGHFIRLTRIDELPQLINVLKGEMSIVGPRPERYFFAENFQKENIWFKTRCAVKPGITGYAQIMGNYTTDMNDKLKFDLHYIRNYSLWLDMVIFLRTILVVINKAKADGEQVEPKKVKMVLNESKEVR; this is encoded by the coding sequence ATGCCAAATATAAATCCGAACCGTCTATTGAGAGTTTCTGTCGTATTAGTCGATGTACTTTTAATCTTACTCGCATATGTCGTTTCGTTTCGAGTGGCTGCGAATTTCACATTAATTGAACAACGTAATATAGATTCTTTTGTTAACTTGCTACCTTGGATCTTACTTTTAGGGATCTTTTTTATTGTCGTATTTGAACTAGACCGCTTAGTTCATCACGATCTCCTTGATTTAACAAGGAAATTAGTTGTTGCATCTGGTTTCATCATGATTATCACGATTGCAATGTCGTTCTTATTTCGAGAATTTTCTTTACCGAGATCCGTTATTTTCCTGGCTCATGCATTCATGTTTCTGTTTTTATTTGCTTGGAAAGGGTTCATCATTAAGTGCAACCAATTCACAAAAGGCAAAGCGGTCATCATCGGTGATCGTAGTGAATACGAAAACATCAAACATAGCATTAGAAAGCTTGTAACGAAAAAAGAAAAAGTCGATTTCATTGATATGAACACAAACTATGCTGCCATTAAGGCTAAACTCGATAGCTATGACATTGTTTTTATTAGTTCAACTGTTCATGCAAAGGTTAGAAATGAAGTTCTCTATCTTGGGATGAGAAAAAATAAAAACATCTATGTGATCCCAACAGTAAGTGAGCTTGTATTAATGAAATCATCGATTGCGTCACTCGACGACACGATGCTTCTCCAAGTTAAACCGTTTTATATTAACGGTGTGTATTTGTTCATTAAACGAGTAGTAGATATTTTATTCTCGCTTGTCTTATTACTCATTAGTTTGCCGGTAATGTTGGCTACAGTTGTGGCGATTAAGCTTGAAGACGGAGGAAGTGTGTTCTTTAAGCAAGAGCGACTAGGCAAATTTAATAAGCCATTTAACATCTTGAAGTTTCGTTCGATGAAAGAAAATGCAGAAAGTGAAACAGGTCCAACATTAGCGAAAAGCAATGATGCCCGGATTACAAAGGTTGGACATTTTATACGTTTAACGAGAATTGACGAGCTTCCTCAATTAATTAATGTATTAAAAGGAGAAATGTCGATTGTTGGTCCTAGACCAGAACGTTACTTCTTTGCAGAGAATTTCCAAAAGGAAAACATCTGGTTTAAAACACGTTGTGCAGTCAAGCCAGGTATTACAGGCTATGCGCAAATTATGGGGAATTACACAACAGATATGAATGACAAGTTGAAATTTGACTTGCATTACATTCGAAATTACTCCCTATGGCTTGATATGGTGATCTTCTTACGTACGATTTTAGTCGTCATTAATAAGGCGAAAGCGGATGGAGAACAAGTGGAGCCAAAGAAAGTTAAAATGGTTCTTAACGAATCAAAGGAAGTTAGATAG
- a CDS encoding ATP-grasp domain-containing protein has protein sequence MQQNRNWLPHYIDAVPLEARRKKTSMYVIALEAWRRGITVKFYNHSNEGKLQIRYSLSYQGREHHFQGSKGDLVSEEAYNICDNKGLTNDYLTKAGVPTPKGRRFGAEATDEEVIEYSRTLVYPLVIKPTNGCAGKGVIANIETEQEFIEALTYVRQQLNFPEVIVERFVTGDEIRIYVLGDKVLGAANRRPANIVGDGIHTVQQLIRLKNKERKSIPHLYFRPIKLDREVRQSIESAGYTLESIPKAGKRIYLRKISNVSAGGDPIDVTDQLTDEVKKIAVDAVKAVPGLAQCGVDMIIDPSFKTGVILELNTKAGLGSHIYPIEGNAKDIPKAIIDYYFPETIEIKTENSNVFFDFKSIIDSLQSRSVVEIEIAPPSPVTVKAKRFVIDGPFHVGFQNWLLKQAIANNLHGFVQKFNKQDVEVVVAGKTVEDVEAFKQHLIQSTAFGRIEISVEEEYSKPVKKGFELVNKFNIMTLEHLEDELTMMKKEYAQLEKEKNRFERRMREIRKSRTWKLTMPIRKVAMVLRSILKPKTAKM, from the coding sequence ATGCAACAGAATAGAAACTGGCTACCGCACTACATTGATGCAGTACCACTCGAGGCTCGTAGGAAGAAAACAAGTATGTATGTCATTGCTCTTGAGGCGTGGCGAAGAGGCATTACGGTAAAATTTTATAATCATAGTAACGAAGGAAAGTTGCAAATCAGATATTCTCTTAGCTATCAAGGGAGAGAGCATCACTTTCAAGGCTCTAAAGGTGATCTAGTTTCAGAAGAAGCTTATAACATTTGTGATAACAAAGGGTTAACGAATGATTATTTAACAAAAGCAGGTGTGCCTACTCCGAAGGGAAGAAGATTCGGGGCAGAAGCAACGGATGAAGAAGTTATTGAGTATTCACGGACCCTTGTTTACCCTTTAGTCATCAAGCCGACGAATGGTTGTGCTGGTAAAGGGGTAATTGCAAACATTGAAACCGAGCAGGAATTTATTGAAGCGTTGACTTATGTCAGGCAGCAGCTGAACTTTCCGGAAGTGATTGTGGAGCGATTTGTAACAGGTGATGAAATCCGGATTTACGTACTAGGTGACAAAGTATTAGGGGCAGCGAATAGACGACCTGCTAACATTGTTGGGGACGGAATTCATACGGTTCAGCAGCTAATCCGCTTAAAGAACAAAGAGCGCAAAAGCATCCCGCATTTGTATTTCCGCCCAATTAAATTAGATCGAGAAGTACGCCAATCGATTGAATCGGCTGGTTATACACTTGAAAGCATTCCGAAAGCTGGTAAACGAATTTATTTACGTAAAATTAGTAACGTATCAGCTGGAGGCGACCCGATTGATGTAACGGATCAGTTAACGGATGAAGTGAAGAAAATTGCCGTTGATGCGGTAAAAGCTGTACCAGGACTTGCTCAATGCGGAGTCGATATGATTATTGATCCTTCATTTAAGACAGGAGTCATTTTAGAGTTAAATACGAAGGCTGGACTAGGCTCTCATATTTATCCGATTGAAGGGAATGCGAAAGACATACCTAAAGCCATTATTGATTATTATTTCCCTGAGACAATTGAAATCAAGACGGAGAACTCCAATGTTTTCTTTGATTTCAAAAGCATTATCGATTCCCTTCAAAGTAGATCCGTTGTGGAAATTGAAATTGCTCCACCTTCACCTGTCACAGTGAAAGCGAAGAGATTTGTGATTGACGGTCCTTTTCATGTCGGTTTTCAAAATTGGCTCCTGAAGCAGGCAATCGCCAATAACCTTCACGGCTTTGTACAAAAGTTTAATAAACAAGATGTAGAAGTAGTCGTTGCTGGGAAAACAGTAGAAGATGTGGAAGCTTTCAAGCAACATTTGATTCAAAGTACGGCTTTTGGAAGAATCGAGATTAGTGTGGAAGAGGAATATTCGAAACCAGTTAAAAAAGGGTTTGAACTCGTCAACAAATTCAACATTATGACGTTAGAGCATCTTGAAGATGAATTAACGATGATGAAAAAGGAATATGCACAACTTGAGAAAGAAAAGAATCGCTTTGAACGAAGAATGAGAGAAATACGGAAAAGCCGCACGTGGAAGTTAACGATGCCTATTAGAAAAGTTGCAATGGTTTTACGCAGTATCCTTAAACCTAAAACGGCCAAAATGTGA
- a CDS encoding acylphosphatase yields MNQRIWLPHLEGAIPPEAHSDNLSMYTIALEGWRRGLTLKFYSVYKSGDRLKIRYSLSYQGREHFFSHSLGDKITEESIKVCKSKELTKQTLTQAGVPVPKGRNFTSEHSIDEMIEFAKTVEFPLVAKPTNGSLGRGVIVNIANINSLREALVHIRETLQYDDIIIEQHVEGEECRIYVIEDQVIGAANRIPAHIIGDGKSTVKELIDLKNKHRKTNPSLSKRLIKIDDEVLRLIESTGYTLDSIPKQGEQLFLREKSNLSAGGDPVDFTPQLTEETRAIAVQAAKAAGLAHCGLDMIIDTKRNTGVVIEVNSRAHIGSIMFPERGEGRDVPKAIIDYYFPETVGSNIENVYFNYKTIVSLLRSGVVGEFIVPSAPSQPLVQKSYLLTGKVQGVGYRRFLQRKAISFRLHGFAENLKDKKLLVVVAGTKEDILRFDEFIKTERPLKATVKSIQEQEWTKAVNVGFEVLGENKPKLPVKLKRELQVEREKNKQLTEEMTKLEEKYNLMKRKYRRIEESLSWRITRPIRKLKIMTSRGKR; encoded by the coding sequence ATGAATCAAAGAATTTGGTTGCCGCATTTAGAAGGTGCAATTCCGCCAGAAGCTCACAGTGATAACTTAAGTATGTACACAATTGCATTAGAAGGCTGGAGAAGAGGGTTAACCCTAAAGTTTTATTCCGTTTATAAAAGTGGTGACCGCTTAAAGATCCGTTATTCCTTAAGTTATCAAGGTAGGGAACATTTCTTTTCTCATTCACTAGGGGATAAAATTACGGAAGAGTCGATTAAAGTTTGCAAAAGCAAGGAATTAACGAAACAAACGTTAACTCAAGCTGGAGTACCAGTCCCAAAGGGGCGGAATTTCACTTCTGAACATAGCATTGATGAGATGATTGAATTTGCCAAGACCGTTGAGTTCCCATTGGTCGCAAAGCCAACGAATGGTAGTTTGGGACGAGGCGTCATTGTCAACATTGCCAATATTAATTCGCTACGAGAAGCTCTCGTTCATATACGCGAAACCTTACAATATGACGATATTATCATTGAGCAACATGTTGAAGGGGAAGAGTGTCGGATTTATGTTATTGAAGATCAAGTGATAGGGGCAGCGAATCGAATTCCAGCTCATATTATTGGTGATGGAAAAAGCACAGTAAAAGAGCTAATTGATTTAAAAAACAAGCATAGAAAAACGAATCCTAGTTTATCTAAACGTTTGATTAAAATAGATGATGAAGTTCTTCGTCTTATTGAATCAACTGGTTATACACTCGATTCTATCCCAAAACAAGGGGAGCAACTTTTCCTAAGAGAGAAAAGCAATCTTTCGGCTGGAGGAGACCCAGTTGACTTCACTCCGCAACTAACGGAAGAGACAAGAGCGATTGCTGTTCAAGCAGCAAAAGCAGCAGGACTGGCTCATTGTGGATTAGATATGATCATTGATACGAAGCGAAACACAGGTGTTGTCATTGAAGTAAACTCAAGAGCACACATCGGATCGATCATGTTCCCTGAAAGAGGAGAAGGACGAGATGTGCCTAAGGCAATCATTGATTATTATTTCCCTGAAACCGTTGGTAGCAACATCGAAAATGTTTACTTCAATTACAAAACAATTGTAAGCTTGTTGAGAAGCGGAGTGGTTGGAGAATTTATCGTTCCGTCGGCGCCATCTCAGCCACTTGTTCAGAAAAGTTATCTGTTAACAGGTAAGGTTCAAGGCGTAGGCTACCGTCGCTTTTTACAAAGAAAAGCAATCTCATTCCGATTACATGGTTTCGCCGAGAACTTGAAGGATAAGAAGCTTCTCGTTGTAGTTGCTGGTACAAAAGAGGACATCTTACGTTTCGATGAGTTTATTAAGACTGAACGACCGCTAAAAGCAACCGTCAAAAGCATACAAGAGCAAGAGTGGACAAAGGCGGTAAATGTTGGATTTGAAGTATTAGGAGAAAACAAACCGAAATTACCGGTTAAACTAAAGAGAGAACTACAGGTTGAAAGAGAGAAAAACAAACAACTTACAGAAGAAATGACGAAGCTTGAAGAGAAATACAATCTAATGAAACGTAAATATAGACGAATTGAAGAAAGTTTATCTTGGCGTATTACGAGACCCATTCGCAAACTAAAGATTATGACATCTAGAGGGAAAAGATAA
- a CDS encoding acylphosphatase, with amino-acid sequence MNQNKTEWLPDLPAEVVEGARGHELCPYIIALEGWRRGLTLKWYTKESDKFDHMKVWYVDRPGRLFSLSSAERTHYFFRSRGDKVTNEALEIGADKEKSKEWLTKAGVSVPKGRRFSAEVENREIIEYATQQIGFPLVVKPTDGSFGRGVVTKIETTEELEVALILVRSELQYPDVIVEQFIPGHDYRLYVVGDKVVGAIQRIPANVIGDGSSTVQQLIELKNEERKKNPRLFSCLIKIDHEMNGVLEDAGYRVTSIPKKGEVVYLSEKSNISLGGDSIDVLDQLSDEVKKTAVKAIQAVPDLYHGGVDIIIDPSKQPEGQAIVLELNPTSQLGSLVYPMTGKGRDVPGAIIDFYFPESVNRDKTNLYFDFKSVLQPLVSQTAIEVEVAPAQLGKIYAKKYRVVGAVQPVAFHQWLRKRALEMGLNGFISNITNESIDVVVAGVSSDSVNQYKEIIKLDPKKVEISEIQEESWEKPVRIGFEIQAELKEIIAEIAKTRKELESLEKKRNRVEQQYLALQESRIWRLTLPFRKLLDIVKKVKRKVT; translated from the coding sequence ATGAATCAAAATAAGACAGAATGGCTCCCTGATCTTCCGGCAGAAGTGGTAGAGGGCGCACGCGGTCATGAATTATGTCCTTATATTATTGCCTTAGAGGGGTGGCGTCGAGGGTTAACTCTGAAGTGGTATACGAAAGAATCGGACAAGTTTGATCATATGAAGGTGTGGTACGTCGATCGTCCAGGAAGACTTTTTTCCCTTAGCTCGGCTGAGAGAACGCATTACTTCTTTCGCTCAAGAGGAGATAAGGTAACCAATGAAGCGCTTGAAATTGGTGCCGATAAAGAAAAGTCAAAGGAATGGCTAACAAAAGCAGGAGTGTCAGTCCCAAAAGGACGACGTTTCAGTGCTGAAGTTGAAAATAGAGAGATTATTGAATATGCAACGCAGCAGATTGGCTTCCCGTTAGTCGTTAAACCAACTGATGGAAGCTTCGGACGTGGAGTCGTTACGAAAATTGAAACAACTGAAGAGTTAGAAGTTGCTTTAATCCTTGTTCGCTCTGAGTTACAATACCCTGATGTCATTGTAGAACAGTTCATCCCGGGTCATGACTACCGACTGTATGTTGTCGGAGACAAAGTAGTTGGTGCGATTCAACGAATTCCTGCTAATGTGATTGGGGATGGCTCTAGTACGGTTCAACAGTTAATTGAGCTGAAAAATGAGGAAAGAAAAAAGAATCCTCGCTTGTTTAGTTGTTTAATCAAAATCGATCACGAAATGAATGGAGTTTTGGAAGACGCTGGTTATCGTGTAACAAGCATTCCGAAAAAAGGGGAAGTCGTCTATTTAAGCGAAAAGAGCAATATTTCGCTTGGTGGAGATTCAATTGATGTGTTAGATCAACTTTCTGACGAAGTGAAAAAAACAGCCGTAAAAGCCATTCAGGCTGTACCGGATCTCTATCACGGTGGAGTTGATATTATTATTGACCCATCGAAACAGCCAGAAGGGCAAGCGATTGTGCTGGAACTTAATCCTACCTCACAGTTAGGTTCACTTGTTTATCCAATGACAGGAAAAGGCCGTGATGTTCCAGGGGCTATTATTGATTTTTACTTCCCAGAATCAGTCAATCGTGATAAAACTAACTTATATTTTGATTTCAAAAGTGTTCTCCAACCTTTAGTGAGTCAGACGGCGATTGAAGTTGAAGTTGCCCCTGCGCAATTAGGAAAGATCTATGCGAAAAAGTATAGAGTCGTAGGAGCGGTTCAACCTGTGGCTTTCCATCAGTGGTTGAGAAAACGTGCTCTTGAGATGGGATTAAATGGGTTTATTTCAAATATAACGAATGAAAGTATTGACGTTGTAGTAGCTGGTGTAAGTAGTGATTCTGTGAATCAATACAAAGAAATCATTAAGCTAGACCCGAAGAAAGTGGAGATTAGCGAAATTCAAGAGGAAAGCTGGGAAAAGCCAGTACGAATTGGATTTGAAATTCAAGCAGAGCTCAAAGAAATCATTGCAGAAATTGCAAAAACGAGAAAAGAGCTCGAAAGTCTAGAGAAAAAGCGTAATCGTGTGGAGCAGCAATACTTAGCCTTACAAGAAAGTAGAATTTGGCGGCTGACATTACCGTTTAGAAAGCTACTAGACATTGTCAAAAAGGTAAAACGAAAAGTAACATAA
- a CDS encoding ATP-grasp fold amidoligase family protein, translated as MTVNEEKKQSQLEQNSTTRVPKEEALLSKLIKQEAALQKLQKEKKKLQKEKDLVERNYKTITKSPMWKFSLPLRRTIAFVKKSLNALQTSLVGSKYQALKDDKQKLETLNKKLEREAIVTKQRLKASEQKAKAQADREQALLLQLEELDQAGYKNMVQEAVERGEVLSCIDQLVLQRAEHDHNYSTALKHAARLYSNKDEASRKVVYDKVLQGLKIEEIPEFIIRTAETADKLSLNQVASFKASLSLRARQRQLEAALPEWVLDDKVDAYAFVDALQVRRPWVSTEQYSFADIPKQSGIVIKPVDGAGSRGVYLVHDLSRIQDVKRSQILESWSELEAFVQADLVAGLVESDQWMLEELVLENELEHIPARDLKFYCFYGKVALILEIKRYPEVKYCWWTATGEQVKTGKYEEASFEGDGFTDEELELANKLSLEIPAPFMRIDFLKSSNELVFGEFTPKPGHYDHFNETTDRLLGEYYLEAEARLLKDLLAGKSFVPFNQLLGSQQDK; from the coding sequence GTGACAGTAAATGAAGAAAAGAAACAGTCACAGCTTGAACAAAATTCTACGACTAGGGTGCCAAAGGAAGAAGCATTATTAAGCAAATTAATTAAGCAAGAGGCTGCATTACAGAAGCTCCAAAAAGAAAAAAAGAAGCTTCAAAAAGAAAAAGACCTTGTTGAGCGAAACTACAAAACCATTACGAAAAGTCCAATGTGGAAGTTTTCATTACCGCTAAGACGTACGATTGCGTTCGTAAAGAAATCGCTGAATGCTCTGCAAACCTCTTTGGTCGGCTCAAAATATCAAGCTCTAAAAGACGATAAGCAAAAGCTAGAAACGTTGAATAAAAAGCTTGAGAGGGAAGCCATTGTTACGAAGCAAAGATTGAAGGCAAGTGAACAGAAGGCGAAAGCTCAAGCAGATCGTGAACAAGCTTTGCTTTTACAGCTAGAAGAGCTTGATCAGGCTGGATACAAGAATATGGTTCAAGAAGCAGTGGAAAGAGGCGAAGTCCTGAGTTGTATTGATCAACTTGTGCTGCAACGTGCAGAACATGATCATAACTATTCGACAGCGTTAAAGCATGCAGCAAGGCTCTATAGTAACAAAGATGAAGCAAGCCGAAAAGTAGTATACGACAAAGTGTTGCAAGGTTTGAAAATAGAAGAAATACCGGAATTCATCATTCGCACCGCTGAAACAGCTGATAAGTTGTCGCTGAATCAAGTAGCCTCTTTTAAAGCGAGCCTTAGCTTGCGCGCAAGACAAAGACAGCTTGAAGCGGCGCTCCCTGAGTGGGTACTCGACGATAAGGTTGATGCGTATGCGTTTGTTGATGCATTACAAGTTAGAAGGCCGTGGGTCTCGACAGAACAGTACTCCTTTGCGGATATTCCAAAGCAGTCTGGCATCGTGATTAAGCCAGTCGATGGTGCGGGTTCGCGCGGGGTTTACTTGGTGCATGATCTATCTCGTATCCAAGATGTGAAACGTTCACAAATACTAGAAAGCTGGTCGGAACTTGAGGCTTTTGTTCAAGCAGACCTGGTTGCTGGCTTAGTTGAAAGCGATCAATGGATGCTAGAAGAGCTCGTTCTTGAAAACGAGCTTGAGCACATACCAGCGCGTGATTTGAAATTTTATTGTTTTTATGGAAAAGTTGCGCTTATTCTTGAAATAAAAAGGTATCCCGAAGTAAAGTATTGTTGGTGGACGGCAACGGGTGAGCAAGTAAAGACAGGAAAGTATGAAGAGGCAAGCTTTGAAGGGGACGGGTTTACAGACGAAGAACTAGAGCTTGCTAACAAGCTTAGTTTGGAAATCCCTGCTCCTTTTATGCGGATTGATTTCTTGAAAAGTTCAAACGAATTAGTGTTTGGAGAATTCACGCCAAAGCCTGGTCATTACGATCACTTTAATGAAACAACAGATCGCCTCCTTGGCGAGTATTATTTAGAAGCGGAAGCTCGTCTGCTAAAAGATTTGCTTGCAGGGAAATCTTTTGTTCCTTTTAATCAGTTGCTAGGGTCACAACAAGATAAGTAA